A stretch of Fulvia fulva chromosome 4, complete sequence DNA encodes these proteins:
- a CDS encoding MFS-type transporter calB: MEAPTYCQGIDVPPGALSIIDTTRASLIEDTSAALQPFTGKLYTYLNVKHMYLILVTIFVIGSLMCAISTSSTFFILGRMVAGIGSSGLENGAITLIAGAVPSHDRPLQPTARPYCVSSLDFKVCQVGIVIGPVVSGLLTQYASWRWCFYINLPLGATSGTFLLFTHIPEVTHKPPFSLAVARSIVPRLDLVGLALFVPTMVMFLLALQWGSSEYGWSSPHVILLFAGSGMSLIVLTFWERHVGDRALIPLHLLKRRIVLTGVLYDATLFANNFVGVTYVPIYFQAVKGLMPSLSGIYTTLPDFHSVTGADHIRLSWWVNWASSDTYRARG, encoded by the exons ATGGAAGCGCCTACGTACTGTCAAGGTATCGACGTCCCTCCTGGTGCATTAAGCATCATTGACACGACTCGTGCCAGC CTGATTGAGGACACCAGTGCAGCGCTGCAACCCTTCACAGGGAAACTCTACACGTACCTGAACGTAAAGCATATGTATTTGATCCTCGTCACCATCTTCGTGATCGGCTCGTTGATGTGCGCTATTTCAACCTCGTCGACCTTCTTCATCTTGGGACGCATGGTCGCTGGAATCGGAAGCTCGGGATTGGAAAATGGTGCTATAACCCTCATTGCCGGCGCGGTACCGTCGCATGACCGACCTT TACAGCCCACTGCAAGACCGTATTGTGTCAGCTCATTAGACTTCAAAGTCTGTCAGGTAGGCATCGTTATTGGGCCCGTCGTCAGTGGCTTGTTaacacaatatgcaagctgGAGATGGT GTTTCTACATCAATCTCCCACTTGGCGCGACATCAGGGACGTTTTTGCTCTTCACGCACATCCCAGAGGTCACACACAAGCCGCCATTCTCGCTCGCGGTGGCCCGCAGCATCGTACCCAGACTGGACCTTGTAGGTTTGGCTCTCTTCGTGCCGACAATGGTCATGTTCCTGCTTGCGTTGCAATGGGGATCGAGCGAGTATGGATGGAGCTCGCCGCACGTGATCCTTCTCTTCGCAGGCTCCGGAATGTCCTTGATTGTGCTGACCTTCTGGGAGCGGCATGTGGGCGACCGAGCTCTCATACCACTCCACCTGCTCAAACGACGAATCGTGTTGACCGGTGTCCTGTACGACGCAACTTTGTTCGCGAACAACTTTGTTGGCGTCACTTACGTGCCTATCTACTTCCAGGCTGTCAAAGGTCTCATGCCATCACTTAGCGGCATCTACACGACCCTCCCAGATTTTCATTCAGTTACTGGCGCTGATCATATCAGGCTCTCTTGGTGGGTAAACTGGGCTTCGTCAGATACGTACAGAGCACGCGGCTGA
- a CDS encoding MFS-type transporter calB, with product MCRSTVRRLGYFVPFAVLAGVTTTIACGLISTWNPDTPPAIWIIYQMLYGLRGMGLQMGIIACQSAVTSAESPSVIAFLFFAENLVSAVFTIAGGAVFTQTLQRRVAILAPSVSPRAALASGGGAEAVRSLLPSGSPELPGLLLAFSDAVIAVYYLLMSLGVVSFGLAWAMGWVDIRKKTARENELRQD from the exons ATGTGCCGTTCCACAGTGCGACGCTTGGGCTATTTCGTTCCATTTGCTGTTCTCGCAGGAGTAACAACGACTATCGCTTGTGGCCTTATATCAACCTGGAACCCCGACACTCCGCCCGCAATTTGGATCATTTACCAGATGTTATACGGTCTGCGAGGGATGGGGCTCCAGATG GGGATTATCGCTTGCCAAAGCGCTGTGACTTCAGCCGAGAGTCCTAGTGTGATCGCATTTTTGTTCTTCGCAGAGAATCTAGTATCGGCCGTCTTCACCATCGCAGGCGGCGCTGTCTTTACGCAGACTCTTCAACGGCGAGTTGCAATCTTAGCACCATCGGTGAGCCCCAGGGCAGCGCTGGCCTCGGGCGGTGGTGCGGAAGCGGTGCGGTCCCTACTACCGTCTGGTAGTCCAGAGCTGCCTGGGCTACTACTTGCATTCTCCGACGCTGTCATCGCAGTCTACTACTTGTTGATGTCACTGGGCGTGGTATCCTTTGGTCTGGCATGGGCCATGGGTTGGGTGGACATCCGGAAGAAGACGGCCAGAGAGAACGAGCTGCGACAAGATTGA
- a CDS encoding F-box/TPR repeat protein pof3 — MSADTLRREGRIAYGNGEYDKALDLFRRAVKRGDPSATLLDHLAATHEKLNDLDDALKAAKKTIQTWREHPTGYLRAGRILVKMGKKSTALDIYNQALKVVKHVGIGYEELKKAQADVLKDVAPPKSVDPLTVLPREMALMVLEYLSFRQRTAISRVSKGWRDFIRSEPNLWRHLDLTGARARVLNKFISAAINTAYSKLEAATLNRLNDFDKVLAALASRPSLQSLTLLETGLQGQNLVDVLRKAKGLRELRILHGTDISQTVLHSLARQHSDRLELLQCARVRHISFGSTWHFKLPMLTTLDLTADTIDAILLCANLSENSPKLRSLTLRELTTPTLLPDLGFLDLRQCQNLEYVRLRLRFTSPQQLTLPPSVKVLDLATSCGGSYVGSNFFISMEGAANDQAGLKWSRLPNLLDVKLHFPGAILSDVVGPFNITHYEGKEIPDISKLESLCMVNPNIPSNTILLEERLIDLEHWAITGCLDLKDDHVESMIRSYKKLRSLDFSGSSITGIAIKEIVKAGHVKELVANDCLQVGRDAVDWARAQGLKVQFGNTSNQITGKKVRY; from the coding sequence ATGAGCGCCGACACTCTACGTCGTGAGGGACGTATTGCCTACGGCAACGGCGAGTATGACAAGGCACTGGACCTGTTTCGGCGAGCAGTAAAGCGAGGCGATCCATCAGCAACACTACTCGATCATCTGGCGGCCACGCACGAGAAACTCAACGACCTGGACGATGCTCTCAAGGCTGCGAAGAAGACGATCCAGACATGGCGCGAACATCCGACAGGATACTTGCGTGCTGGCAGAATACTGGTGAAGATGGGAAAGAAGTCCACCGCACTTGACATCTACAACCAGGCCTTGAAGGTGGTCAAGCATGTCGGGATAGGCTACGAAGAGCTGAAGAAAGCGCAGGCGGACGTGTTGAAGGACGTGGCTCCGCCGAAGAGTGTCGATCCCCTCACAGTGCTTCCGCGAGAGATGGCATTGATGGTGTTGGAGTATCTGAGCTTCAGGCAGAGGACCGCCATATCGCGAGTGTCGAAGGGCTGGAGGGATTTCATACGCTCCGAGCCGAATCTCTGGAGGCATCTGGATCTTACAGGAGCACGAGCGAGGGTCTTGAACAAGTTCATCAGTGCCGCCATCAATACTGCGTACTCAAAGCTCGAAGCTGCGACCCTCAACAGGCTGAATGACTTTGACAAAGTGCTTGCAGCATTGGCATCAAGACCTTCACTACAAAGCTTAACGCTATTGGAAACTGGTCTACAAGGGCAGAACCTGGTCGACGTCTTACGGAAAGCGAAGGGTTTGCGCGAGCTGAGGATCCTGCATGGCACCGACATCAGCCAGACTGTCTTGCATTCCCTCGCACGCCAACATAGCGACAGGCTCGAGCTCCTACAATGTGCACGAGTCAGACACATATCATTTGGCTCGACATGGCATTTCAAGCTGCCCATGCTCACGACTTTGGACCTAACGGCCGATACCATCGACGCAATACTGCTATGCGCCAATCTGAGCGAGAACTCTCCGAAATTGCGCTCTTTGACGTTGCGTGAGTTGACGACACCGACTTTACTACCCGATCTTGGTTTTCTGGACCTTCGCCAATGTCAGAATCTCGAGTACGTCCGGCTACGTCTGCGTTTTACTTCTCCACAACAGCTCACCCTCCCGCCGTCTGTCAAGGTGCTGGACCTCGCGACATCCTGTGGCGGATCGTATGTAGGCAGCAACTTTTTCATTTCCATGGAAGGTGCCGCCAATGACCAAGCGGGCCTGAAGTGGTCAAGACTTCCGAATTTACTCGATGTCAAACTGCACTTTCCCGGGGCGATCCTCTCTGATGTGGTTGGTCCGTTCAACATAACTCACTACGAGGGCAAGGAGATACCCGATATCTCAAAGCTCGAATCACTGTGTATGGTCAACCCCAACATACCATCGAACACCATCCTCCTGGAGGAGAGATTGATTGACTTGGAGCACTGGGCGATTACAGGATGCCTGGACCTCAAGGATGATCATGTCGAGAGTATGATTCGTTCCTACAAGAAGCTTCGCTCGCTCGATTTCAGCGGGAGCTCTATCACTGGAATTGCGATCAAGGAGATCGTCAAAGCTGGACATGTCAAAGAACTGGTAGCCAACGACTGTCTACAAGTCGGACGAGATGCAGTCGACTGGGCAAGAGCACAAGGGTTGAAGGTGCAGTTTGGGAACACGAGCAATCAGATCACTGGCAAGAAGGTGCGATATTAA